A genomic segment from Lutibacter sp. A80 encodes:
- a CDS encoding TolC family protein: MKHRIINIKGVLVLGSFFLSLFANAQQLDVLINTALENNPEIQKFELQHKRVSEKVNEVNTVPNTEFGVGYFVSEPETRTGAQRFKVSAKQMLPWFGNISARENYVSSLADVKYEDIVIAKRKLMSSVSQSYYRLYANKAKQKVLTENINLLETYEIMALTSVEVGKASAVDVLRLQMRQNEMQQLKDVLQQEYLAEQTKFNNLLNRENDVTVNIDDSLVIPSDDFEVNTESLALHPELLKYDKLYQSIEQSELLNQKESSPMIGFGLDYINVEERPNMDFSDNGKDIVMPMVSVSIPIFNKKYKSISKQNELQQMEIKFQKDERLNTLETFLDKAVNGRVSSRISYATQTKNLQQAEDAEDILIKSYETGTIDFNDVLDIQELQLKFQINQIESIKTYYVQSTIINYLTQQ, translated from the coding sequence ATGAAACATAGAATAATAAACATAAAAGGCGTCTTGGTTCTTGGTTCTTTTTTCTTGAGTCTCTTTGCAAATGCGCAACAATTAGATGTACTTATTAATACAGCGTTAGAAAACAACCCTGAAATTCAAAAATTTGAATTGCAACATAAAAGAGTTTCAGAAAAAGTAAATGAAGTCAATACGGTTCCAAATACAGAATTTGGAGTAGGTTATTTTGTAAGCGAACCAGAAACTCGAACAGGTGCTCAACGTTTTAAAGTATCTGCAAAACAAATGTTACCGTGGTTTGGTAATATTTCGGCAAGAGAAAATTACGTTAGTTCATTAGCAGATGTTAAGTATGAAGATATTGTAATTGCTAAACGTAAACTAATGTCTTCAGTTTCACAATCCTATTATAGACTATATGCTAATAAAGCAAAACAAAAGGTGTTAACAGAGAATATTAATCTGTTAGAAACTTATGAAATAATGGCTTTGACTTCCGTTGAGGTTGGTAAAGCATCAGCAGTTGATGTATTGCGTTTACAAATGCGTCAAAATGAAATGCAACAGTTAAAGGATGTGTTACAGCAAGAATATTTGGCAGAACAAACCAAGTTTAACAACCTATTAAATAGAGAAAATGATGTTACTGTAAATATCGATGATAGTTTAGTTATTCCATCAGATGATTTTGAAGTTAATACTGAAAGTTTAGCATTACATCCTGAATTGTTGAAATATGATAAGCTATACCAATCTATTGAACAATCAGAGTTACTAAATCAAAAAGAAAGTAGCCCTATGATTGGTTTTGGTTTAGACTATATCAATGTAGAAGAAAGACCAAATATGGATTTTAGTGACAACGGAAAGGACATTGTTATGCCAATGGTTTCAGTTTCAATTCCAATTTTCAACAAAAAATACAAATCAATTTCAAAACAGAATGAACTACAACAAATGGAAATTAAATTTCAAAAAGATGAACGTTTGAATACGTTGGAAACATTTTTAGATAAGGCTGTTAATGGTCGTGTTTCTTCAAGAATAAGTTATGCAACTCAAACCAAAAATTTACAACAAGCGGAAGATGCTGAAGATATTTTAATCAAAAGCTATGAAACAGGAACAATTGATTTTAATGATGTGTTGGATATTCAAGAATTGCAGCTAAAGTTTCAAATAAACCAAATTGAATCCATTAAAACCTATTACGTTCAAAGTACAATTATTAATTATTTAACACAACAATAA
- a CDS encoding heavy-metal-associated domain-containing protein, with translation MKHTYKIEGMTCNNCKASVEKYLSELDNITNVTVNLEQGEAELIMSKHIDTETLQNALPKKYNLSEKKEENVFASSSISSNSLEEEKSKLQQLKPLLLIIFYIASASVLLHYKNWSWSEFMLDFMGLFYIVFSFFKMLDLKGFPDSFRMYDPLAKRIPIYGWIYPFIETALGLMFLMRFEVNIALIITLVVLGITTIGVTKTLLDKKSIRCACLGTALKLPMTEATFIENAIMIVMAILMLLNKF, from the coding sequence ATGAAGCATACGTATAAAATTGAAGGAATGACTTGTAATAACTGCAAAGCATCAGTAGAAAAATATTTAAGCGAATTAGATAACATAACGAATGTAACTGTAAATCTTGAACAAGGAGAAGCAGAACTTATAATGAGCAAACATATTGATACTGAAACATTGCAAAATGCACTACCTAAAAAGTATAATTTATCCGAAAAGAAAGAGGAAAATGTATTTGCATCATCAAGCATATCTTCTAATTCATTGGAAGAGGAAAAAAGCAAATTGCAACAGCTAAAACCTTTATTGCTTATTATCTTTTATATCGCTTCAGCAAGTGTACTATTACATTATAAGAATTGGAGTTGGAGTGAGTTTATGCTCGATTTTATGGGCTTATTCTACATAGTATTTAGCTTTTTTAAAATGTTAGACCTAAAAGGATTTCCAGATTCGTTCAGAATGTATGACCCATTAGCAAAGCGTATTCCCATTTATGGTTGGATTTATCCTTTTATAGAAACCGCTTTAGGTTTAATGTTCTTAATGCGATTTGAAGTAAACATTGCTTTAATAATTACACTTGTTGTTTTAGGAATAACGACAATTGGAGTGACAAAAACACTATTAGATAAAAAGTCAATACGATGCGCTTGTTTAGGTACTGCTTTAAAGTTACCAATGACAGAAGCAACTTTTATAGAAAATGCCATTATGATTGTAATGGCAATATTAATGCTATTAAACAAATTTTAA